In Vidua chalybeata isolate OUT-0048 chromosome 5, bVidCha1 merged haplotype, whole genome shotgun sequence, one genomic interval encodes:
- the LOC128788978 gene encoding histone H4, with product MSGRGKGGKGLGKGGAKRHRKVLRDNIQGITKPAIRRLARRGGVKRISGLIYEETRGVLKVFLENVIRDAVTYTEHAKRKTVTAMDVVYALKRQGRTLYGFGG from the coding sequence ATGTCTGGTCGGGGCAAGGGCGGCAAGGGGCTCGGCAAGGGCGGCGCCAAGCGCCACCGCAAGGTGCTGCGCGACAACATCCAGGGCATCACCAAGCCGGCCATCCGCCGCCTGGCTCGGCGCGGCGGCGTCAAGCGCATCTCGGGGCTGATCTACGAGGAGACGCGCGGCGTGCTCAAGGTCTTCCTGGAGAACGTGATCCGCGACGCCGTCACCTACACGGAGCACGCCAAGAGGAAGACGGTCACGGCCATGGACGTGGTCTACGCCCTCAAGCGCCAGGGTCGCACTCTCTACGGCTTCGGCGGCTAA
- the LOC128788965 gene encoding histone H2A type 2-C yields MSGRGKQGGKARAKAKSRSSRAGLQFPVGRVHRLLRKGNYAERVGAGAPVYLAAVLEYLTAEILELAGNAARDNKKTRIIPRHLQLAIRNDEELNKLLGKVTIAQGGVLPNIQAVLLPKKTESHKAKSK; encoded by the coding sequence ATGTCCGGGCGCGGGAAGCAGGGCGGCAAGGCGCGCGCCAAGGCCAAGTCGCGCTCGTCGCGGGCCGGGCTGCAGTTCCCCGTGGGCCGCGTGCACCGGCTGCTGCGCAAGGGCAACTACGCGGAGCGCGTGGGCGCCGGCGCGCCCGTGTACCTGGCGGCCGTGCTGGAGTACCTGACGGCCGAGATCCTGGAGCTGGCGGGCAACGCGGCCCGCGACAACAAGAAGACGCGCATCATCCCCCGCCACCTGCAGCTCGCCATCCGCAACGACGAGGAGCTCAACAAGCTGCTGGGCAAGGTGACCATCGCGCAGGGCGGCGTGCTGCCCAACATCCAGGCCGTGCTGCTGCCCAAGAAGACTGAGAGTCACAAAGCCAAGAGCAAGTAA
- the LOC128788955 gene encoding histone H3: MARTKQTARKSTGGKAPRKQLATKAARKSAPATGGVKKPHRYRPGTVALREIRRYQKSTELLIRKLPFQRLVREIAQDFKTDLRFQSSAVMALQEASEAYLVGLFEDTNLCAIHAKRVTIMPKDIQLARRIRGERA, encoded by the coding sequence ATGGCGCGCACGAAGCAGACGGCGCGGAAGTCGACGGGCGGCAAGGCGCCCCGCAAGCAGCTGGCCACCAAGGCTGCCCGCAAGAGCGCGCCGGCCACGGGCGGCGTCAAGAAGCCGCACCGCTACCGGCCCGGCACGGTGGCGCTGCGCGAGATCCGGCGCTACCAGAAGTCCACGGAGCTGCTGATCCGCAAGCTGCCCTTCCAGCGCCTGGTGCGCGAGATCGCGCAGGACTTCAAGACCGACCTGCGCTTCCAGAGCTCGGCCGTCATGGCGCTGCAGGAGGCCAGCGAGGCCTACCTGGTGGGGCTCTTCGAGGACACCAACCTGTGTGCCATCCACGCCAAGCGCGTCACCATCATGCCCAAGGACATCCAGCTGGCCCGCCGCATCCGCGGCGAGCGCGCATAA
- the LOC128788972 gene encoding histone H2B 1/2/3/4/6, with product MPEPAKSAPAPKKGSKKAVTKTQKKGDKKRKKSRKESYSIYVYKVLKQVHPDTGISSKAMGIMNSFVNDIFERIAGEASRLAHYNKRSTITSREIQTAVRLLLPGELAKHAVSEGTKAVTKYTSSK from the coding sequence ATGCCCGAGCCGGCCAAGTCCGCCCCCGCGCCCAAGAAGGGCTCCAAGAAGGCGGTGACCAAGACGCAGAAGAAGGGCGACAAGAAGCGCAAGAAGAGCCGCAAGGAGAGCTACTCCATCTACGTGTACAAGGTGCTGAAGCAGGTGCACCCCGACACGGGCATCTCGTCCAAGGCCATGGGCATCATGAATTCCTTCGTCAACGACATCTTCGAGCGCATCGCGGGCGAGGCGTCGCGCCTGGCGCACTACAACAAGCGCTCCACCATCACGTCGCGGGAGATCCAGACGGCCGTGCGCCTGCTGCTGCCCGGCGAGCTGGCCAAGCACGCCGTGTCCGAGGGCACCAAGGCTGTCACCAAGTACACCAGCTCCAAGTAG
- the LOC128788966 gene encoding histone H2A-like yields the protein MSGRGKQGGKARAKAKSRSSRAGLQFPVGRVHRLLRKGNYAERVGAGAPVYLAAVLEYLTAEILELAGNAARDNKKTRIIPRHLQLAIRNDEELNKLLGKVTIAQGGVLPNIQAVLLPKKTDSHKAKTK from the coding sequence ATGTCCGGGCGCGGGAAGCAGGGCGGCAAGGCGCGCGCCAAGGCCAAGTCGCGCTCGTCGCGGGCCGGGCTGCAGTTCCCCGTGGGCCGCGTGCACCGGCTGCTGCGCAAGGGCAACTACGCGGAGCGCGTGGGCGCCGGCGCGCCCGTGTACCTGGCGGCCGTGCTGGAGTACCTGACGGCCGAGATCCTGGAGCTGGCGGGCAACGCGGCCCGCGACAACAAGAAGACGCGCATCATCCCCCGCCACCTGCAGCTCGCCATCCGCAACGACGAGGAGCTCAACAAGCTGCTGGGCAAGGTGACCATCGCGCAGGGCGGCGTGCTGCCCAACATCCAGGCCGTGCTGCTGCCCAAGAAGACCGACAGCCACAAGGCTAAAACCAAGTAA
- the LOC128788947 gene encoding histone H1.11L-like, translated as MAETAPAPAAEAAPAAPAPAAKAAAKKPKKAASGSKARKPAGPSVTELITKAVSASKERKGLSLAALKKALAAGGYDVEKNNSRIKLGLKSLVSKGTLVQTKGTGASGSFRLSKKPGEVKEKAPKKKTSVAKVKKPAAKKPASAAKKPKKVVTAKSPKKAKKPAAKKVAKSPKKVTKAAKPKKVVVAAKSPAKAKAVKPKAAKPKAAKAKVAKAKKAAPKKK; from the coding sequence ATGGCCGAGAccgcgcccgcccccgccgctgaggcagcgcccgccgccccggcccccgccgccaAGGCGGCCGCCAAGAAGCCGAAGAAGGCGGCGAGCGGCTCCAAAGCCCGCAAGCCCGCGGGGCCCAGCGTCACCGAGCTGATCACCAAGGCCGTGTCCGCCTCCAAGGAGCGCAAGGGGCTCTCCCTCGCCGCGCTCAAGAAGGCGCTGGCCGCCGGCGGCTACGATGTGGAGAAGAACAACAGCCGCATCAAGCTGGGGCTCAAGAGCCTCGTCAGCAAGGGCACCCTGGTGCAGACCAAGGGCACCGGCGCCTCCGGCTCCTTCCGTCTCAGCAAGAAACCCGgggaagtgaaagaaaaagctcCGAAAAAGAAAACTTCGGTAGCTAAGGTTAAAAAGCCAGCAGCAAAGAAGCCCGCCAGCGCTGCTAAGAAGCCCAAGAAGGTGGTGACAGCAAAGAGCCCCAAAAAAGCCAAGAAGCCAGCAGCCAAGAAGGTAGCCAAGAGCCCCAAGAAAGTAACAAAGGCTGCAAAACCCAAGAAGGTGGTGGTAGCAGCCAAGAGCCCGGCTAAGGCGAAAGCGGTGAAGCCCAAAGCGGCCAAGCCAAAAGCTGCAAAGGCAAAAGTGGCTAAGGCAAAGAAGGCAGCACCCAAAAAGAAGTAA
- the LOC128788959 gene encoding histone H3 translates to MARTKQTARKSTGGKAPRKQLATKAARKSAPATGGVKKPHRYRPGTVALREIRRYQKSTELLIRKLPFQRLVREIAQDFKTDLRFQSSAVMALQEASEAYLVGLFEDTNLCAIHAKRVTIMPKDIQLARRIRGERA, encoded by the coding sequence ATGGCGCGCACGAAGCAGACGGCGCGGAAGTCGACGGGCGGCAAGGCGCCCCGCAAGCAGCTGGCCACCAAGGCTGCCCGCAAGAGCGCGCCGGCCACGGGCGGCGTCAAGAAGCCGCACCGCTACCGGCCCGGCACGGTGGCGCTGCGCGAGATCCGGCGCTACCAGAAGTCCACGGAGCTGCTGATCCGCAAGCTGCCCTTCCAGCGCCTGGTGCGCGAGATCGCGCAGGACTTCAAGACCGACCTGCGCTTCCAGAGCTCGGCCGTCATGGCGCTGCAGGAGGCCAGCGAGGCCTACCTGGTGGGGCTCTTCGAGGACACCAACCTGTGTGCCATCCACGCCAAACGCGTCACCATCATGCCCAAGGACATCCAGCTGGCCCGCCGCATCCGCGGCGAGCGCGCCTGA
- the LOC128788958 gene encoding histone H3, whose product MARTKQTARKSTGGKAPRKQLATKAARKSAPATGGVKKPHRYRPGTVALREIRRYQKSTELLIRKLPFQRLVREIAQDFKTDLRFQSSAVMALQEASEAYLVGLFEDTNLCAIHAKRVTIMPKDIQLARRIRGERA is encoded by the coding sequence ATGGCGCGCACGAAGCAGACGGCGCGGAAGTCGACGGGCGGCAAGGCGCCCCGCAAGCAGCTGGCCACCAAGGCTGCCCGCAAGAGCGCGCCGGCCACGGGCGGCGTCAAGAAGCCGCACCGCTACCGGCCCGGCACGGTGGCGCTGCGCGAGATCCGGCGCTACCAGAAGTCCACGGAGCTGCTGATCCGCAAGCTGCCCTTCCAGCGCCTGGTGCGCGAGATCGCGCAGGACTTCAAGACCGACCTGCGCTTCCAGAGCTCGGCCGTCATGGCGCTGCAGGAGGCCAGCGAGGCCTACCTGGTGGGGCTCTTCGAGGACACCAACCTGTGTGCCATCCACGCCAAGCGCGTCACCATCATGCCCAAGGACATTCAGCTGGCCCGCCGCATCCGCGGCGAGCGCGCCTGA
- the LOC128788951 gene encoding histone H4-like: MRARRSEPEGGGQRRRRGQARRKQPGPGEAPASGRRGGGAGSAPARRARPCSQPGRTAPHKGSGAGGAAHTSRVGSSSSSSSAGVIMSGRGKGGKGLGKGGAKRHRKVLRDNIQGITKPAIRRLARRGGVKRISGLIYEETRGVLKVFLENVIRDAVTYTEHAKRKTVTAMDVVYALKRQGRTLYGFGG; encoded by the coding sequence ATGCGAGCGAGGCGGTCGGAGCCGGAGGGGGGGGGGCAGAGACGGAGGCGGGGACAGGCGCGGAGAAAGCAGCCGGGGCCCGGGGAGGCGCCCGCCAGCGGCCGAAGGGGCGGAGGCGCAGGCTCGGCCCCCGCCCGCCGTGCCCGCCCCTGCTCCCAACCAGGTCGGACCGCACCGCATAAAGGCTCGGGCGCGGGCGGCGCTGCTCACACCAGCCGTGTcggtagcagcagcagcagcagcagcgcggGTGTCATCATGTCTGGCCGGGGCAAGGGCGGCAAGGGGCTCGGCAAGGGCGGCGCCAAGCGCCACCGCAAGGTGCTGCGCGACAACATCCAGGGCATCACCAAGCCGGCCATCCGCCGCCTGGCTCGGCGCGGCGGCGTCAAGCGCATCTCGGGGCTGATCTACGAGGAGACGCGCGGCGTGCTCAAGGTGTTCCTGGAGAACGTGATCCGCGACGCCGTCACCTACACGGAGCACGCCAAGAGGAAGACGGTCACGGCCATGGACGTGGTCTACGCCCTCAAGCGCCAGGGTCGCACTCTCTATGGCTTCGGCGGTTAA